Proteins encoded together in one Chitinophaga sp. LS1 window:
- a CDS encoding DUF5723 family protein, whose protein sequence is MLFRVIRVLSLATVIAISLIEPYKAKAQMNMNMGGYANSHYAGIYGVPSNPGMAAGTHYKWDVNVAGVSAALGNTYARFPKSLIFHPPDSLERLKRNRDYFLDTMSTGKQFGWGNMDIMMPSVLYSIDESRSIAFVWRVRAQANGGNMSTDVANFFANNFPNASYNSQRFDMQLANASFHMWNEYDFTYAQIIKDDGMHLLKGGVTLKVLNGIAAGYVQVEDASFYMNSTTDANITSGTLKMGYNDGINNWKKPNTSNYRPFTGNWGVGMDLGVVYEWRAEMDGLQGYGDNDWNPEGDDYKMRLGVSITDIGGISYKKVASNTDLNLVASNINPNEIKMRRGEGWQAYYRRLQNYFTPIASDEKFRMNLPTALNVAFDYNIDARFFINGNAVMSLNSGRYDASKTYMVSHFTLTPRYDARNFGVYIPIDVNNHSQFDMGAGFRLGPLTIGSNTVLSNLFQKNKNRLDGFVAIRLIPMNFGKTLLGCPATQF, encoded by the coding sequence ATGCTGTTTAGAGTAATTCGAGTCTTAAGCCTTGCAACTGTCATTGCCATATCTTTAATCGAGCCGTACAAGGCAAAGGCCCAGATGAATATGAACATGGGCGGGTATGCAAATAGTCATTATGCCGGGATTTATGGCGTACCATCCAACCCTGGAATGGCTGCCGGTACGCACTACAAATGGGACGTAAATGTGGCTGGCGTAAGCGCCGCTTTAGGAAACACTTATGCACGCTTTCCAAAGTCACTGATCTTCCATCCACCAGATTCCCTGGAAAGGCTGAAACGTAACAGGGACTACTTCCTGGATACCATGTCTACAGGAAAACAATTTGGATGGGGTAATATGGATATCATGATGCCATCCGTACTCTACTCTATCGACGAGTCGAGATCCATTGCTTTCGTATGGCGTGTGCGTGCACAGGCAAACGGTGGTAATATGAGTACCGACGTGGCAAACTTCTTTGCAAACAACTTCCCGAATGCAAGTTATAATAGCCAACGTTTTGATATGCAACTGGCAAATGCGAGTTTTCATATGTGGAACGAATATGACTTTACCTACGCTCAGATCATTAAAGACGATGGCATGCACCTCCTGAAAGGTGGTGTGACCCTGAAAGTACTGAATGGTATCGCTGCTGGTTATGTGCAGGTAGAAGATGCGAGTTTCTATATGAACTCCACGACCGATGCTAATATTACCAGTGGTACCCTGAAAATGGGTTACAATGATGGTATCAACAACTGGAAAAAGCCCAATACCAGCAACTACAGACCGTTTACCGGCAACTGGGGCGTAGGTATGGACCTCGGCGTGGTATATGAGTGGAGAGCCGAAATGGATGGATTGCAGGGCTATGGTGATAATGACTGGAACCCTGAAGGCGATGATTATAAAATGAGACTGGGTGTGAGTATCACTGATATCGGTGGTATCTCTTATAAAAAAGTAGCTTCCAATACAGACCTCAATCTGGTGGCTTCGAATATCAACCCGAATGAGATCAAAATGAGAAGAGGTGAAGGCTGGCAGGCTTACTACCGCCGCCTGCAGAACTACTTTACACCAATTGCCAGCGACGAAAAGTTCCGTATGAACCTGCCAACTGCATTGAACGTAGCGTTCGATTACAATATCGATGCCCGCTTCTTTATCAATGGTAATGCAGTAATGTCGCTGAACAGCGGTCGCTACGATGCGAGCAAGACATACATGGTATCTCACTTTACATTGACGCCAAGATATGATGCCCGTAATTTTGGGGTGTATATTCCAATCGATGTCAATAACCACAGCCAGTTTGATATGGGTGCTGGGTTCCGTCTGGGTCCGCTCACGATTGGTTCTAATACCGTGTTGTCTAACCTGTTCCAGAAGAATAAGAACAGGCTGGATGGTTTCGTAGCCATCCGGTTGATACCAATGAACTTTGGTAAGACACTGCTGGGTTGTCCTGCTACACAGTTCTAA
- a CDS encoding energy transducer TonB, with protein MQQKQNDNNTDKNIKAVGVTIAVHALVLLALILGGFNAPPPLPNQDLGMEVNLGTSDDGMGDEQPLNPNPPSADAANASTPQNEPVPTQDNSTQEDIATQDNEDAPEVNKPEKPVEKPKEVAKNLDTKPTKTTKKTSENNPVAVEKPQKAKAVFGGGTFTGKNSGNNANGSNNSTGEGNTGKPGDRGQINGDPNASGYTGGGLGGGKSDFRLNGRSLISKPSLTYDGDESGYVAVNIKVDRNGNVIDASHSLKGSTLNNPRLIEIAKRAAKELKYNTNSDAPEVQYAVIRFYFKVQ; from the coding sequence ATGCAGCAAAAACAGAACGATAATAATACCGATAAAAATATAAAAGCAGTAGGTGTCACTATTGCTGTGCATGCATTAGTTTTATTAGCATTGATCCTGGGCGGTTTCAACGCACCACCCCCACTCCCTAACCAGGACCTGGGTATGGAAGTGAACCTCGGTACCTCCGACGATGGTATGGGCGATGAGCAACCACTCAACCCCAACCCACCCAGCGCCGACGCTGCCAATGCTTCTACCCCTCAGAACGAGCCGGTACCAACTCAGGACAATTCTACCCAGGAAGATATTGCTACTCAGGACAATGAAGACGCTCCTGAGGTGAACAAACCGGAAAAACCGGTTGAAAAACCAAAGGAAGTAGCCAAAAACCTGGATACCAAGCCTACTAAAACGACCAAGAAAACTTCTGAAAATAACCCGGTTGCAGTAGAAAAACCACAAAAAGCGAAAGCCGTATTTGGTGGTGGTACTTTCACCGGCAAGAACAGTGGTAACAACGCCAACGGTTCTAACAACTCTACCGGCGAAGGTAATACCGGCAAACCCGGTGATCGTGGCCAGATCAATGGTGACCCGAATGCCAGCGGTTATACCGGCGGTGGTTTAGGTGGCGGTAAGTCTGATTTCCGGCTGAATGGTCGTAGCCTGATCAGCAAACCATCCCTCACTTACGATGGAGACGAATCTGGTTATGTAGCTGTCAATATTAAAGTTGATAGAAATGGCAATGTGATCGATGCATCTCACTCACTGAAAGGATCCACCCTGAACAACCCAAGATTGATTGAAATTGCGAAAAGAGCAGCCAAAGAATTGAAATACAATACCAATTCCGATGCACCTGAAGTACAATATGCAGTGATCCGCTTCTACTTTAAAGTACAGTAA
- a CDS encoding AraC family transcriptional regulator — protein MQFSINAGDLSEMVLESNFPENYFDINTTISSRTTKISQSFGEGVFEEIFFEGMHIAYGDMRFKQHTKLFFESNYETVEMHFDLCGTTFTDISGGQTYTFSDNRHNLIYVPGIKGQIQFAKENVRILEINLMPSLFKKYIEDEEAFEQFMKMVHNQSPALLGKHNLPIPPAMMHIIKGILDCPKIGLFKRMYLEAKVIELLLMQLEQFSTHDCKDFCSLKKADIDKMHHAKEIILKQLYNPCSLIDLARQIGTNEFTLKKGFKEVFGTTVFGMVSDIRMEEAKALLLSGEKNVTEISELIGYKHPAHFNTAFKKKFGITPGKFLK, from the coding sequence AAGTAATTTCCCCGAAAATTATTTTGATATTAATACAACCATTTCATCGCGCACCACAAAAATTTCACAGTCATTTGGAGAAGGGGTGTTCGAAGAGATCTTCTTTGAGGGGATGCATATTGCCTATGGCGATATGCGTTTCAAACAACATACAAAGTTATTCTTCGAGAGTAATTATGAAACCGTCGAGATGCATTTTGATCTCTGCGGCACCACGTTCACGGATATATCAGGCGGGCAGACCTACACATTCAGCGACAACCGCCATAACCTCATTTATGTACCGGGTATAAAAGGACAGATTCAATTTGCAAAAGAAAATGTGCGGATACTGGAGATCAACCTTATGCCGTCTCTGTTTAAAAAATACATAGAAGATGAGGAGGCGTTTGAGCAGTTTATGAAAATGGTACATAACCAATCGCCGGCTTTGTTAGGAAAACATAATTTGCCTATTCCCCCTGCCATGATGCATATTATTAAGGGGATACTGGATTGTCCGAAGATAGGGTTGTTTAAACGAATGTACCTCGAAGCGAAGGTGATTGAGTTATTATTAATGCAATTGGAGCAGTTCTCTACGCATGACTGCAAGGACTTTTGCTCATTAAAAAAAGCAGATATCGACAAGATGCATCATGCAAAGGAGATCATCTTAAAGCAGTTATACAACCCCTGTTCACTGATAGATCTGGCCCGGCAGATAGGTACAAATGAGTTTACCCTGAAGAAAGGATTTAAGGAAGTATTCGGTACTACGGTATTTGGAATGGTTTCTGATATTAGAATGGAAGAGGCGAAAGCCTTGTTATTGAGTGGGGAGAAAAATGTGACGGAGATCAGTGAGCTGATCGGCTATAAGCATCCGGCACATTTCAATACGGCATTTAAGAAGAAGTTTGGGATTACACCGGGGAAGTTTTTAAAGTAA